The following proteins are co-located in the Telopea speciosissima isolate NSW1024214 ecotype Mountain lineage chromosome 9, Tspe_v1, whole genome shotgun sequence genome:
- the LOC122638714 gene encoding 50S ribosomal subunit assembly factor BipA-like produces the protein MVGPLLRSLCSTARKSLSSSPSLNCNRLASLLKTSPFPRVPNLSRGFSVAPSLASAPATGNALDPSRLRNVAVIAHVDHGKTTLMDRLLRQCGADLPHERALDNISLERERGITIASKVTSISWKENELNMVDTPGHADFGGEVERVVGMVEGAILVVDAGEGPLAQTKFVLAKALKYGLRPILLLNKVDRPAVTEERCDEVESLVFDLFANLGASEDQLDFPVLYASAKEGWASSTFTKGPPDDAKNMSQLLDAILKHVPPPTASLDEPFQMLVSMMERDFYLGRILTGRISSGIIRVGDRVHGLRKTDSGVEKIEEGKVTKLMKKKGTSIVLIDSAGAGDIISMAGLASPSIGHTASNVEIFMIEKRFTHLAYFKFILLSSVLRQKRFTKTPKNTVVRTTH, from the exons ATGGTGGGTCCGTTGTTGCGCTCTCTCTGTTCTACAGCTCGTAAATCTTTATCATCATCTCCTTCCTTAAACTGTAATCGATTGGCATCTCTTCTCAAAACATCTCCCTTCCCACGCGTCCCCAATCTATCAAGGGGCTTCTCAGTCGCCCCTTCGCTTGCATCTGCTCCAGCAACGGGGAACGCATTAGACCCGAGCAGGCTTCGGAACGTGGCGGTCATTGCCCATGTCGATCATGGAAAGACTACTCTCATGGATAGGCTTCTCAGGCAGTGCGGCGCTGACCTTCCCCATGAACGTGCACTCGACAATATCAGCCTTGAGCGCGAACGCGGCATCACCATCGCTTCTAAG GTTACTTCCATCTCATGGAAGGAAAATGAGCTGAACATGGTTGATACTCCTGGACATGCAGATTTTGGGGGGGAA GTTGAGCGAGTTGTTGGCATGGTTGAGGGGGCAATTTTAGTTGTGGATGCTGGTGAGGGTCCATTGGCACAGACCAAGTTTGTTCTTGCAAAAGCTTTAAAATATGGATTGCGCCCAATACTCCTCCTTAACAAAGTAGACCGACCTGCTG TTACAGAGGAGAGATGTGATGAAGTGGAGAGCCTAGTTTTCGATCTTTTTGCAAATCTGGGTGCTTCAG AGGACCAGCTAGATTTTCCTGTTCTTTATGCTTCTGCAAAGGAGGGATGGGCTTCCTCCACTTTTACCAAAGGTCCTCCGGATGATGCAAAAAATATGTCGCAATTGCTTGATGCCATTCTAAAACATGTTCCTCCACCCACGGCAAGCTTGGATGAACCTTTCCAGATGCTG GTTTCCATGATGGAACGTGACTTTTATCTTGGACGAATATTGACCGGTCGTATCTCGTCAGGAATTATTCGTGTTGGGGATAGAGTGCATGGTCTCCGTAAAACAGATTCTGGTGTTGAGAAGATTGAGGAAGGAAAG GTCACGAAACTTATGAAAAAGAAGGGTACAAGCATAGTTCTCATTGATAGTGCAGGAGCTGGTGATATAATATCAATGGCTGGGTTGGCAAGTCCATCAATAGGTCACACAGCGTCAAATGTGGAG ATCTTCATGATAGAAAAAAGATTTACCCATCTGGCGTACTTCAAATTTATTTTACTCTCATCAGTTTTAAGGCagaaaagatttacaaaaacccccaaaaataCAGTTGTTCGTACAACGCATTAG